Part of the Longimicrobiaceae bacterium genome is shown below.
GCCGCCTCCTGCTGCGGGATCATCAGGAACATCGTCTCCGTGAGCGCGGAGGGCATCCAGGTGGGACGCACCAGCGCCAGGTCGGCGCGGGCAACGCCCAGGTCGCGCAGCCCGAACTCCCGCAGCAGCTCCCGCTGCAGGTGCATGGCCAGCTCGCGCGAGTGCTGCTGGTTGTAGAAGACGCTGGTGCCGTTGTTCTCGAACGGGTTCACCCCGTCCGGGAAGGCGTTGTTGTGCACGGACACCAGCAGGTGCACGCTGGAGTCCGTGGCCTCGGCCGGGCGGGCGCCCAGCGCCACGGCCGCGGTGTCCGGGCGGGTCACCAGGACGCGCGCGCCCCGCTCCTGCAGCATCTCCACCAGGTACCGCGAGATCGCCAGGTTCGCCTCGGCCTCCGTGAGACGGGTCGGGCCGATGGCGCCTCCGGGCGGGTGCCCCGCGTCGATCCCGATGTACAGCCCGCGCAGCGGCGCCCGCGCCTGGATGGGCGGGGGCCGCCGCAGCCGCACCACCAGGTTGCCGCGCTCGTTCCAGTGGGAGCGGTAGCCCCAGGGGCGCTGCGACAGCCGCACGTGCACGCGGTACAGCTCGTCGGTCACCTGCTCCCACTCGGCGTGCTCCACCAGCGGGTCCATCTCCCCGTAGTAGAGCCAGTTGGTCCGCCCCGTGGCGCCGAAGACGTCGACGGTGAAGCCGTACTCCGTCTCCTCCACCCGGAAGGGGAGGCGGTCGGAGGTGGCGATGCGCAGCTCCACCCAGTCGCGCGTGGGCGTGAGCCGCACCGCGCCCACCGCGCCGCGCGGGAGCGGCGCCCCCGGCGGGGCGAGCTGCACCTCGGCCGTGTCCACCCACACCGACAGCTCGGAGGTGAGCCGGACCCGGTGCGCGCCGGCCCGCGTCTCCGCCACGGCCAGGCGGGTGCCGTCGGGGAAGAACCAGTGGTACGGGTTCCCCGGCCCGGGGGCGAGGGTGCCGATGGCGCCGTCCGGACGGCGGGTGCGGACG
Proteins encoded:
- a CDS encoding N-acetylmuramoyl-L-alanine amidase — encoded protein: VRTRRPDGAIGTLAPGPGNPYHWFFPDGTRLAVAETRAGAHRVRLTSELSVWVDTAEVQLAPPGAPLPRGAVGAVRLTPTRDWVELRIATSDRLPFRVEETEYGFTVDVFGATGRTNWLYYGEMDPLVEHAEWEQVTDELYRVHVRLSQRPWGYRSHWNERGNLVVRLRRPPPIQARAPLRGLYIGIDAGHPPGGAIGPTRLTEAEANLAISRYLVEMLQERGARVLVTRPDTAAVALGARPAEATDSSVHLLVSVHNNAFPDGVNPFENNGTSVFYNQQHSRELAMHLQRELLREFGLRDLGVARADLALVRPTWMPSALTETMFLMIPQQEAALRDPRVQQRIARAHLRGIEAFLRERATRGDRE